tttgttaataatctTATAACTATGTTGTTttaatacttagttttttttttttttttttttaataccatcCAACCCAATGCAGCTTGttccatgtgggttgggttaggtATTTTTTCAACCTAACCATGGTTAGTTGAATTGAAAAAATCTCTTATCTTAACTTGTGCACACTCCTAGATGTATCAATATGCAATGTGGTCCCCCAAACTTTGACTTCACTCTAGTGAAAGAGTCATTTTAGGttaaaataaggttaaaatgcaaaactcacccTCTAAATTTCAcagtttttcattttaatcctttaagtttgaGCTTTGTTATTTCAGTATTTTAAGTTTCATTCATTCCCAATTGAGTCCTCCGTAAGTGTTCTGTTAGTTGATGTCATCCACTTACCAAAATGACACCGTTTtgaatgttattattattattttatttcttaatttcaaaataaacttaaaaacattaattaaaaataaaaaagaagaagctaaatTATCCAAGGGAACGACGCCGTTACCCAGAGGATTAATCGGCTTCTTATTCTCTAATTAGCTAGTCTGTTTGATCTTTTCCTGAAAATGGTACCCTAGTATTAAGTCCATAAACCGAACAAGTAGAATCCCACAAAATTGCAGGTTGTGGATTCACAGATTTACAAACTTCTAACAAGTTAACAAAACCAGCAAGATTGCTATGCACATAAGATAGAGGATTTTCCATAGCATACCTCACTCTAGCTTGAGCTGCCAAATGCAATACATGGGTAAAAGTCACAAGCTCAAAAAGCTTCTTCAAAAGCGTCATGTCATTGATATCTCCTTCTACAATTAAAACTCCCGAATACTCCAAAAGCACTTGCCTTGCTCGCTTCAATGTTGG
This genomic window from Quercus lobata isolate SW786 unplaced genomic scaffold, ValleyOak3.0 Primary Assembly Scq3eQI_250, whole genome shotgun sequence contains:
- the LOC115973712 gene encoding UDP-glucuronate 4-epimerase 3-like encodes the protein RATIGLGGDYLFTEAVEFVVIYVCSALKQCGDGVVGIDNFKEFYDPTLKRARQVLLEYSGVLIVEGDINDMTLLKKLFELVTFTHVLHLAAQARVRYAMENPLSYVHSNLAGFVNLLEVCKSVNPQPAILWDSTCSVYGLNTRVPFSGKDQTD